In the Grimontia kaedaensis genome, one interval contains:
- the aceA gene encoding isocitrate lyase, giving the protein MTLTRQQQIEALEKDWAENPRWKNVKRTYTAEEVVALRGSFVPEQTIAQRGADKLWELVNGSAKKGYVNCLGALTGGQAVQQAKAGIEAIYLSGWQVAADNNTASSMYPDQSLYPVDSVPAVVKRINNSFRRADQIQWSKGGTPEEGTDYFLPIVADAEAGFGGVLNAYELMRSMIEAGAAGVHFEDQLASVKKCGHMGGKVLVPTQEAVQKLVAARLAADVAGTTTLVIARTDANAADLLTSDCDPYDKDFIEGERTSEGFYKVRAGIDQAISRGLAYAPYADLIWCETATPDLEEARQFAEAIHAQYPDQLLAYNCSPSFNWEKNLDAPTIAKFQQALSDMGYKYQFITLAGIHNMWYNMFDLAHAYAQGEGMRHYVEKVQRPEFEAAERGYTFVAHQQEVGTGYFDKMTNTIQGGNSSVTALTGSTEEDQF; this is encoded by the coding sequence ATGACTCTGACAAGACAGCAGCAAATTGAAGCATTGGAAAAAGACTGGGCTGAAAATCCGCGTTGGAAGAACGTGAAACGTACTTACACGGCGGAAGAAGTGGTTGCCCTGCGTGGTTCATTCGTACCGGAGCAGACCATTGCCCAGCGCGGTGCTGACAAGCTATGGGAACTGGTTAACGGCAGCGCGAAGAAAGGCTACGTGAACTGTCTTGGTGCACTGACCGGTGGTCAGGCGGTCCAGCAAGCAAAAGCGGGTATTGAGGCGATTTATCTGTCTGGTTGGCAGGTGGCTGCGGATAACAACACCGCATCTTCTATGTACCCTGACCAATCACTGTACCCGGTAGATTCTGTACCTGCAGTGGTTAAGCGTATTAACAACTCTTTCCGTCGTGCTGACCAAATCCAGTGGTCTAAAGGTGGCACACCGGAAGAAGGTACCGATTACTTCCTGCCAATCGTTGCTGATGCAGAAGCAGGCTTCGGTGGTGTTCTGAATGCTTACGAGCTGATGCGTTCTATGATTGAAGCGGGTGCAGCGGGTGTTCACTTTGAAGACCAGCTGGCATCTGTGAAGAAATGTGGTCACATGGGTGGTAAGGTGCTGGTTCCTACCCAAGAAGCCGTTCAAAAACTGGTTGCAGCACGTCTTGCTGCCGACGTTGCAGGCACCACCACCCTTGTGATTGCGCGTACTGATGCGAACGCTGCAGACCTGCTGACATCTGATTGTGACCCTTACGATAAAGACTTCATCGAAGGCGAGCGTACTTCAGAAGGTTTCTACAAGGTTCGTGCAGGTATCGATCAGGCGATTTCTCGTGGTCTGGCTTACGCACCCTATGCTGACCTTATCTGGTGTGAAACGGCAACGCCTGATCTGGAAGAAGCGCGTCAGTTTGCTGAAGCTATTCATGCTCAGTACCCAGATCAACTGCTGGCTTACAACTGTTCGCCATCGTTCAACTGGGAGAAAAACCTGGATGCGCCAACCATTGCGAAGTTCCAGCAGGCGCTGTCAGACATGGGCTACAAGTACCAGTTCATCACTCTCGCGGGTATCCACAACATGTGGTACAACATGTTCGATCTGGCGCATGCTTATGCGCAAGGTGAAGGCATGCGCCACTACGTGGAGAAAGTACAGCGTCCTGAGTTTGAAGCAGCTGAGCGTGGCTACACCTTCGTTGCTCACCAGCAGGAAGTGGGTACCGGTTACTTCGATAAGATGACCAACACTATCCAAGGCGGTAACTCTTCTGTAACAGCTCTGACAGGTTCTACCGAAGAAGACCAGTTCTAA
- the aceB gene encoding malate synthase A gives MEPQAQQALKELSFVPPITEMESDVLTDEALSFILKLATRFAHRVPELLEAREARQAQFDAGATPDFLPDTAEIRNGDWRIRGIPEDLQDRRLEITGPPERKMVINALNANVKVFMADFEDSFSPVWGPVLQGQRNLTDAINRTISYNNPATGKHYALGDDPSVLICRVRGLHLKEKHVLLNGTPIPGALLDFGLYFFRNHKTLLENGSGPYFYLPKLQAHQEAAWWNDVFCFAEDEFNLSRGTIKATVLIETLPAVFEMDEILHALKDHIVALNCGRWDYIFSYIKTFRNHPDRVLPDRQVVTMEKPFLNAYSRLLVKTCHHRGAMAMGGMAAFIPSKDPEKNAWVLDKINADKSLEANNGHDGTWVAHPGLADTAKAVFDAALGERKNQLDVMREQDAPITAKELTEPCEGDRTEEGMRHNIRVAVQYIEAWISGNGCVPIYGLMEDAATAEISRASIWQWIKHEKPLSNGKTVTADFFRACLAEEMVVLKQELGETVFNGGKYQQAASLMEQLTTSDELADFLTLSGYELLD, from the coding sequence ATGGAACCACAAGCACAACAAGCTTTAAAGGAATTGTCGTTTGTTCCGCCGATCACTGAGATGGAATCTGATGTACTAACTGATGAAGCGCTCTCGTTCATCCTAAAACTCGCCACCCGCTTTGCGCACCGTGTACCAGAACTACTGGAAGCCCGAGAAGCACGTCAGGCGCAATTCGATGCGGGTGCCACTCCTGACTTTCTGCCTGACACGGCGGAAATCCGAAACGGTGATTGGCGCATTCGCGGTATTCCTGAAGATCTGCAAGACCGCCGCCTGGAAATTACCGGCCCGCCAGAGCGAAAAATGGTAATTAATGCCCTGAATGCAAACGTAAAAGTGTTCATGGCGGACTTTGAAGATTCATTCTCGCCAGTTTGGGGCCCTGTACTGCAAGGTCAGCGCAACCTGACCGACGCGATTAATCGCACCATTTCTTACAACAACCCGGCGACAGGCAAACACTACGCCCTCGGCGATGACCCATCAGTGCTGATTTGCCGTGTTCGTGGTCTTCACCTGAAAGAAAAGCACGTGCTACTGAACGGTACGCCCATTCCAGGTGCGCTGTTGGACTTTGGTCTGTATTTCTTCCGCAATCATAAAACCTTGCTGGAAAACGGCTCTGGCCCATATTTCTACCTGCCAAAACTGCAAGCGCATCAAGAAGCTGCATGGTGGAACGACGTGTTCTGCTTTGCGGAAGATGAGTTCAATCTTTCCCGCGGCACCATTAAGGCAACCGTGCTTATCGAAACGCTGCCAGCTGTGTTCGAGATGGATGAAATCCTGCACGCGCTGAAAGACCATATTGTGGCGCTGAACTGCGGCCGTTGGGACTATATCTTCAGCTATATCAAAACATTCCGTAATCACCCAGACCGCGTATTGCCGGATCGACAGGTGGTGACGATGGAAAAACCCTTCCTGAACGCCTATTCGCGTCTTCTGGTTAAAACCTGTCACCACCGTGGTGCGATGGCAATGGGTGGCATGGCGGCGTTCATTCCGTCAAAAGACCCAGAAAAGAACGCTTGGGTTCTGGACAAGATCAATGCAGACAAATCGCTGGAAGCCAATAACGGTCACGATGGTACCTGGGTGGCTCACCCTGGTCTGGCAGACACGGCGAAAGCGGTATTCGATGCAGCGCTCGGCGAGCGCAAAAACCAACTCGATGTCATGCGCGAGCAAGACGCACCTATCACAGCTAAAGAGCTCACAGAGCCGTGTGAAGGTGACCGCACCGAGGAAGGCATGCGACACAACATTCGCGTGGCGGTGCAATACATCGAAGCTTGGATTTCGGGGAATGGATGTGTGCCTATCTATGGCCTGATGGAAGATGCGGCGACGGCGGAAATCTCCCGCGCTTCTATTTGGCAATGGATTAAACATGAAAAACCGCTCAGTAACGGCAAGACCGTAACCGCCGATTTCTTCCGCGCCTGTTTGGCTGAAGAGATGGTGGTGCTGAAGCAGGAACTAGGGGAAACCGTATTCAACGGCGGGAAATACCAGCAGGCGGCCAGTTTGATGGAGCAGCTGACCACCAGTGATGAGCTGGCAGATTTCTTGACGTTATCTGGATACGAATTGCTGGACTAA
- a CDS encoding hydrogen peroxide-inducible genes activator codes for MTKFPSLKQLHYLVTLYETRHFGEAAKQCFVSQSTLSSGIQNLEDLIGSQLIERDNKTLVFSAIGEDVVSRSREILARSQDLMELTQVSESPMQGKLRVGCIPTIAPFLLCDLVQAVNQRFPELDLLLREDTTANLLMALKSGEMDVLILALPVEIGGMQSRIVGKDSFKMVLNSAQAQGIPVPIHYSDLPDESVFLLEREHCLTDHAVSACQLTSTEKINPFTATSLHTLVQMVANGLGTTFIPQMAINHGLIENLDLVVMEPPGREAYREIGLVWRPTSSRKPTFEALADLVETLL; via the coding sequence ATGACTAAATTCCCTTCTCTCAAACAACTCCACTACTTGGTCACACTGTATGAGACGCGCCATTTCGGTGAGGCGGCCAAACAGTGTTTCGTCAGTCAGTCTACACTAAGTTCCGGTATTCAAAACCTTGAAGATCTGATTGGTTCTCAGCTTATTGAGCGCGATAACAAAACTCTGGTATTTTCGGCGATTGGTGAAGATGTTGTGTCTCGAAGTCGGGAAATCTTGGCACGTAGTCAAGATTTAATGGAGCTGACACAAGTGAGTGAAAGCCCGATGCAGGGCAAGTTGCGTGTGGGCTGCATTCCTACTATCGCTCCTTTCCTTCTCTGTGACTTGGTGCAGGCAGTGAACCAGCGTTTTCCCGAGCTTGATTTGCTGCTTCGTGAAGACACCACTGCAAATCTTCTCATGGCGCTGAAAAGCGGCGAGATGGATGTGCTGATTCTGGCTCTACCTGTCGAGATCGGCGGCATGCAAAGCCGTATCGTGGGGAAAGACTCGTTTAAGATGGTGCTAAACAGTGCCCAGGCGCAAGGGATCCCTGTTCCTATCCACTATTCTGACTTGCCGGATGAATCGGTATTTCTGTTGGAGCGTGAGCATTGCCTGACGGACCACGCAGTCTCGGCCTGTCAGCTGACAAGCACTGAAAAAATTAACCCTTTTACCGCCACTAGTCTTCATACTCTGGTGCAGATGGTAGCGAATGGCCTCGGCACGACGTTCATTCCTCAAATGGCGATTAATCATGGGCTCATTGAGAATCTCGATTTGGTGGTGATGGAACCACCAGGGCGGGAGGCTTACCGTGAAATTGGGCTGGTCTGGCGTCCTACTTCGAGCCGCAAACCCACCTTTGAAGCGCTTGCTGATCTGGTTGAAACTCTCCTTTAA
- a CDS encoding peroxiredoxin C, protein MVLVGRQAPDFTAAAVLGNGEIVENFNLKEFTKGKKAVLFFYPLDFTFVCPSELIAFDKRHADFQEKGVEVIGVSIDSQFSHNAWRNTAVEDGGIGQVKYPLVADVKHEICKAYDVEHPEAGVAFRGSFLIDEDGLVRHQVVNDLPLGRNIDEMLRMVDALNFHQKNGEVCPAQWEEGKAGMDASPKGVAAFLSEHSDDL, encoded by the coding sequence ATGGTACTAGTAGGCCGTCAAGCCCCAGACTTCACTGCAGCAGCAGTACTGGGCAATGGTGAAATCGTAGAAAACTTCAACCTGAAAGAATTCACCAAAGGTAAGAAAGCGGTTCTTTTCTTCTACCCACTGGACTTCACTTTCGTATGTCCTTCTGAGCTGATCGCTTTCGACAAGCGTCACGCTGACTTCCAAGAGAAAGGCGTTGAAGTAATCGGCGTTTCTATCGACTCTCAGTTTTCTCACAACGCATGGCGTAACACTGCTGTTGAAGACGGCGGTATCGGCCAGGTTAAATACCCACTGGTTGCAGACGTTAAGCACGAAATCTGTAAAGCATACGACGTAGAGCACCCAGAAGCAGGCGTTGCTTTCCGTGGTTCTTTCCTGATCGACGAAGACGGTCTGGTACGTCACCAAGTTGTTAACGACCTGCCACTGGGCCGTAACATCGACGAAATGCTGCGCATGGTTGACGCACTGAACTTCCACCAGAAGAACGGTGAAGTTTGCCCAGCACAATGGGAAGAAGGCAAAGCAGGTATGGACGCATCTCCTAAAGGTGTTGCTGCGTTCCTGTCTGAGCACTCTGACGACCTGTAA
- a CDS encoding copper homeostasis protein CutC, protein MSVLVEVCIDSIESLPIAERAGAKRIELCSSLATGGLTASAGYMKAAARVAGIPVYGIIRPREGDFLYSGEDVEIMLEDIHTAKQAGLNGVVIGALQADGKIDETIVGDMIKAASGMGITFHRAIDHCSAPFDALEFLMAHKVERILTSGLAKRAEDGIEMLKEMAALTQGRLSIMPGAGVSPDNAKRIVDATGVTEIHLSGKTTRQSHMAFKNENATMGNGDDFAITVTNPETIKATLAALTR, encoded by the coding sequence ATGTCTGTTTTGGTTGAAGTGTGCATTGATAGTATTGAATCTCTTCCTATCGCAGAGCGTGCGGGCGCAAAGCGTATTGAGCTATGCAGTTCGCTGGCAACAGGTGGCCTGACCGCCAGTGCGGGTTACATGAAAGCGGCGGCGCGTGTGGCGGGTATTCCGGTTTACGGCATTATTCGTCCCCGTGAAGGCGACTTCCTTTATTCGGGCGAAGATGTAGAAATCATGCTTGAAGACATTCACACCGCGAAACAGGCAGGCCTTAACGGCGTGGTGATCGGTGCGCTGCAGGCTGACGGAAAAATCGATGAGACGATTGTCGGCGACATGATCAAAGCGGCCTCGGGCATGGGCATTACTTTCCACCGTGCGATTGACCACTGCTCAGCCCCGTTTGATGCACTGGAATTTCTGATGGCGCACAAGGTAGAACGCATCCTCACCTCCGGCCTTGCCAAACGCGCGGAAGACGGCATTGAAATGCTGAAAGAGATGGCTGCCCTTACCCAAGGTCGCCTATCTATCATGCCAGGTGCAGGCGTTTCGCCAGATAATGCCAAGCGCATTGTCGATGCCACAGGCGTTACCGAAATTCACCTTTCCGGCAAAACCACCCGCCAATCTCATATGGCCTTTAAAAACGAAAACGCCACCATGGGCAACGGTGATGACTTTGCCATCACAGTCACCAATCCTGAGACAATCAAAGCCACACTCGCAGCGCTAACTCGCTAA
- the ppk2 gene encoding polyphosphate kinase 2, producing MASEEQDKPTKKKKGKLSNEAYENKLAELQTELVKLQEWVKLKGLKVVVVFEGRDAAGKGGVIKRITEKLNPRVCRIVALDKPTERERTQWYFQRYVSHLPAAGEIVLFDRSWYNRAGVERVMGFCSDEQYDEFMRTCPEFERMLQRSGIILLKYWFSVSDEVQEKRFSERINTPMKRWKFSPMDLESRSRWKEYSEAKDKMFAYTDTKESPWWVVEADNKKRARLNCISHLLSSIPYEAISYDTIDLPEINKEGYVRVPLESQSFVPDVTEER from the coding sequence ATGGCGAGCGAAGAACAAGACAAGCCAACGAAAAAGAAGAAAGGGAAACTCAGCAACGAAGCCTATGAGAACAAACTCGCTGAGCTACAGACGGAACTCGTCAAACTTCAGGAATGGGTCAAACTCAAAGGCCTGAAAGTGGTCGTCGTCTTCGAAGGGCGTGATGCTGCCGGTAAAGGCGGTGTAATAAAGCGCATTACCGAAAAGCTTAACCCACGTGTTTGCCGCATTGTCGCGCTGGATAAACCCACCGAGCGCGAACGCACCCAATGGTATTTCCAACGCTACGTTTCGCATCTCCCTGCTGCGGGCGAAATCGTCCTGTTTGACCGAAGCTGGTACAACCGCGCAGGTGTTGAACGCGTGATGGGCTTTTGTAGCGACGAGCAATACGACGAGTTCATGCGCACCTGCCCCGAGTTCGAGCGTATGCTGCAACGCTCCGGCATTATCCTGCTGAAATACTGGTTCTCAGTTTCCGATGAAGTGCAGGAAAAGCGTTTCAGTGAACGTATCAACACCCCGATGAAGCGCTGGAAGTTCAGCCCGATGGATTTGGAATCCCGAAGCCGCTGGAAAGAATACAGTGAAGCGAAAGACAAGATGTTCGCCTACACAGACACCAAAGAATCTCCATGGTGGGTGGTGGAAGCCGACAACAAAAAGCGGGCGCGCCTGAACTGCATTTCCCACCTGCTTTCCAGCATTCCGTATGAAGCCATCAGCTATGACACCATCGATCTGCCGGAGATCAACAAAGAAGGCTATGTGCGTGTGCCGCTGGAAAGCCAAAGCTTTGTACCGGATGTCACCGAAGAGCGATAA
- a CDS encoding M66 family metalloprotease: MNKKQLACLIPALLAGASSSTAFASTTSSQTVYFNQKSLPSDTQGSLAASVSMAQSVIMPTIHGIEGDRQPHLVALRKALVIVEPHATNELRNTEIAVVVKNSQGEEVHRTPLLPPSAQPKPAGQIDIDLDIVVPETYAHRISSQQAIDAIAYESGKEAFKALLTEHDTLEIATSNGNFAYDFMLPEGAELDGKIVTFSSQAGYNSRIHYTHGSDTLSSGNRFTYNNVGGKWFAQSDADYGKLAYSDNAYTAVLPAEVIEPGFSMTLSNGHQEGVVEGIKVGANTTLILNAVDVGLLTPPRGEFRFMADENLHRDYFQSVQISKLIVNPYAPIHLEEIMLPDGRLLVDVDPSKADAYGSDSHYRIARELISAGINSANYGVNSYDVMNGSQWNISAPYHAAQVTVNNSRGNYSDGIINHGLLGSYAGVASVVSSTGNEFSHEVGHEFGAGTHAEAHYLGGFKGSVHNSSTKVNSTWGWDLFKNRFLPNLSKARTNGSSCYEGECAEPFNGHSFGWGTMAGGWPLHPARNEYTLHTPYELNVFQHFMEGKASFDPASPTGFSKWDAESQIMQPWDNSMKDDLAFNVVTISDNNTLNEFGAESRKFHELFENADAVRINTGNGYWARNFYLPTDQSFEGKVVVFRSSAGYNSHIHFNGGSQLLVNGTKYAYRFEAGQWGEVEKDIIDKTVPRIPEKQGVAVTTLLGYYDPSNTLPSYIYPALHGAHGAVYADNFTASSCQLDVLTQQGGTQRFNLHNRRFKEGLMNRFHVNVETALNPYRAELYCNDKLLADIAIAAPTVELKAGIVTTELGEAPTLSGVTDVTLQQGDNFDALQGVSAFDKEDGDITANIHVSGDVDTQTPGDYLLTYKVTDSEGQTASATRTITVEASATCIASWEKNRVYVGGDKVSHHGVVWLAAWWTKGEEPGNTGEWGVWKQTDDESCGSTNPEPNPEPTPDPDPEVTPPPPGEYPSYKPGAAYQEGDIVKGQDGKLYQCKPWPNSGWCSNPSYAPGKTSFWQDAWNLLK; this comes from the coding sequence ATGAACAAGAAACAGCTAGCCTGCCTTATCCCGGCATTGCTCGCTGGGGCAAGCAGCTCAACAGCTTTCGCCAGCACAACAAGCTCTCAAACGGTTTACTTCAACCAGAAATCCTTGCCTTCAGATACCCAAGGCTCGCTGGCTGCCAGCGTCAGCATGGCGCAGAGCGTGATCATGCCAACCATCCACGGCATTGAAGGTGATCGCCAACCGCATCTGGTCGCACTGCGTAAAGCACTGGTGATCGTAGAACCTCATGCCACTAACGAACTTAGAAACACCGAGATCGCCGTGGTGGTTAAAAACAGCCAAGGCGAAGAAGTGCACCGCACGCCCCTACTGCCGCCTTCTGCACAGCCAAAGCCTGCGGGCCAGATTGATATCGACCTCGATATTGTCGTGCCAGAAACCTACGCGCACCGCATCTCGTCACAACAGGCGATTGATGCCATCGCTTATGAATCCGGCAAGGAGGCTTTCAAAGCACTGCTGACCGAGCATGACACCCTAGAAATCGCCACCAGCAACGGTAACTTTGCCTACGACTTTATGCTGCCGGAAGGCGCAGAGCTCGACGGCAAGATCGTCACCTTCTCCTCACAGGCCGGATACAACTCACGCATTCACTACACCCACGGCTCAGACACGCTTTCTTCCGGTAACCGCTTTACCTACAACAATGTTGGCGGAAAATGGTTTGCCCAGTCTGACGCCGATTACGGCAAGCTCGCCTACAGCGACAACGCCTACACAGCTGTTTTGCCCGCAGAAGTGATTGAGCCGGGCTTCAGCATGACACTCAGCAATGGCCATCAAGAAGGTGTGGTCGAAGGCATCAAAGTTGGCGCTAACACTACACTGATTCTTAACGCCGTCGATGTAGGTCTGCTGACGCCACCCCGCGGTGAATTCCGCTTTATGGCCGATGAGAACCTGCACCGCGACTACTTCCAGTCTGTGCAGATCAGCAAGCTTATCGTGAACCCATATGCGCCCATCCATCTAGAAGAAATCATGCTGCCGGATGGCCGCCTGCTGGTCGACGTAGACCCAAGCAAAGCCGATGCTTACGGCAGTGATTCCCACTACCGCATAGCCCGTGAACTGATTTCCGCTGGCATCAACAGCGCCAACTACGGCGTGAACAGCTATGACGTGATGAATGGTTCGCAATGGAACATCAGCGCGCCTTACCACGCGGCCCAAGTGACAGTGAACAACTCAAGGGGCAACTACAGTGATGGCATTATCAATCACGGTTTGCTTGGCTCTTATGCCGGTGTGGCGTCTGTCGTCAGCTCGACTGGCAATGAATTCAGCCACGAAGTCGGCCATGAGTTCGGTGCAGGCACTCATGCAGAAGCTCACTATCTGGGCGGATTCAAAGGCTCGGTGCATAACAGCTCCACCAAGGTCAACTCCACCTGGGGCTGGGATCTGTTTAAAAACCGCTTCCTGCCGAACCTCAGTAAAGCGCGAACCAATGGCTCGTCCTGCTACGAAGGCGAATGCGCAGAACCATTCAACGGACACAGTTTCGGCTGGGGCACCATGGCAGGTGGCTGGCCGCTTCACCCGGCACGCAATGAATACACACTGCACACCCCTTACGAGCTGAACGTGTTCCAACATTTTATGGAAGGCAAAGCGAGCTTTGACCCAGCCTCCCCAACCGGATTCAGCAAATGGGATGCAGAAAGCCAGATCATGCAGCCATGGGACAACAGCATGAAGGACGATCTCGCTTTTAACGTTGTCACCATCAGCGACAACAACACCCTGAACGAGTTTGGCGCGGAAAGCCGCAAATTCCACGAACTGTTTGAGAACGCAGACGCCGTTCGCATCAACACAGGAAACGGCTACTGGGCGCGTAATTTTTACCTGCCGACAGACCAAAGCTTCGAGGGCAAAGTGGTGGTGTTCCGCTCATCAGCAGGCTACAACTCCCACATCCACTTTAACGGTGGCTCCCAGCTTCTGGTAAACGGCACTAAATACGCCTACCGCTTTGAAGCGGGTCAGTGGGGAGAAGTTGAAAAAGACATCATCGACAAAACCGTGCCGCGCATTCCTGAAAAACAGGGCGTAGCCGTGACCACACTGTTGGGTTACTACGACCCAAGCAATACGCTGCCAAGTTACATCTACCCTGCCCTGCATGGTGCGCATGGCGCCGTGTATGCCGATAACTTCACCGCCTCGTCGTGCCAGTTGGACGTGCTCACCCAACAAGGCGGCACCCAACGCTTCAACCTGCACAACCGACGCTTTAAAGAAGGCTTGATGAACCGCTTCCACGTGAATGTGGAAACCGCACTCAACCCATACCGCGCCGAGCTTTACTGCAACGACAAACTGCTTGCCGATATCGCAATTGCCGCACCGACGGTGGAGCTTAAAGCTGGCATCGTCACCACAGAGCTTGGCGAAGCGCCGACCCTGTCTGGTGTGACAGACGTGACCCTGCAACAGGGTGATAACTTTGATGCACTACAGGGCGTGAGCGCGTTTGATAAAGAAGATGGCGACATCACCGCGAACATCCACGTTTCCGGTGATGTTGATACCCAAACACCGGGCGATTACCTGCTCACCTACAAAGTTACCGACAGCGAAGGCCAGACAGCGTCAGCCACCCGCACCATCACGGTCGAAGCCAGCGCCACATGTATTGCCAGCTGGGAGAAAAACCGCGTGTATGTGGGCGGCGATAAAGTCTCGCACCACGGCGTGGTATGGTTGGCCGCCTGGTGGACGAAAGGCGAAGAGCCGGGCAACACGGGCGAATGGGGCGTTTGGAAACAAACCGACGACGAGAGCTGTGGCAGCACTAACCCAGAACCAAACCCAGAGCCAACACCCGATCCGGATCCAGAAGTGACACCGCCGCCACCGGGGGAATACCCAAGCTACAAACCGGGCGCGGCCTATCAGGAAGGTGACATTGTAAAAGGTCAGGACGGCAAGCTTTACCAATGCAAGCCATGGCCAAACTCAGGCTGGTGTTCCAACCCAAGCTACGCGCCGGGTAAAACGTCGTTCTGGCAAGATGCCTGGAACCTTCTGAAGTAA
- a CDS encoding RnfH family protein — MSDGKLLHIEVMYALPDEQRVFKAIVTPDTPVEEIISHSGILDAYPEIDLKKNKVGVFSRLVKLDATVHDGDRIEIYRPLVADPKEIRRRRAERMKAEGKSDPVTGGKVNPLRKGE, encoded by the coding sequence ATGAGTGACGGTAAGTTGCTGCATATTGAAGTGATGTATGCGTTGCCGGATGAGCAGCGCGTGTTTAAGGCGATTGTGACGCCAGATACGCCGGTGGAAGAAATTATCAGCCACTCAGGTATTTTGGATGCCTACCCTGAAATCGACCTGAAGAAGAACAAAGTCGGTGTGTTCAGTCGTCTGGTGAAACTTGATGCGACTGTGCATGACGGCGACCGCATTGAAATCTACCGCCCGTTGGTGGCTGACCCGAAAGAAATTCGCCGCCGCCGCGCAGAGCGGATGAAAGCGGAAGGGAAATCTGACCCGGTCACAGGTGGTAAGGTAAATCCGCTGCGCAAAGGCGAGTGA
- a CDS encoding SRPBCC family protein, whose protein sequence is MPRITRSALVPYSAEQMFELVNDVEAYPSFLPGCAGSRVLEANDSAMTASVDVSKAGIRKTFTTRNLLVNGQQIKMELVDGPFRKLVGGWHFTSLDADACKIELNLDFEFTNGLVEMAFGKVFNELAMNMVKAFTDRARDIYE, encoded by the coding sequence ATGCCGCGTATTACCCGTTCTGCGTTGGTGCCGTATAGTGCAGAGCAGATGTTTGAACTTGTTAATGATGTTGAAGCTTACCCTTCGTTTTTGCCGGGGTGTGCCGGTTCGCGTGTGCTGGAAGCCAATGACAGTGCGATGACCGCATCGGTAGATGTGTCGAAAGCCGGTATCCGTAAAACCTTTACTACGCGCAATCTGCTGGTAAACGGTCAGCAAATCAAAATGGAACTGGTTGATGGCCCTTTCCGAAAACTGGTGGGTGGCTGGCATTTTACGTCTTTGGATGCAGATGCGTGCAAAATCGAGTTGAATCTGGATTTTGAGTTCACCAACGGTTTGGTGGAAATGGCGTTCGGAAAAGTCTTTAACGAGTTGGCGATGAACATGGTGAAAGCTTTCACCGACAGGGCGAGAGACATTTATGAGTGA
- the smpB gene encoding SsrA-binding protein SmpB, producing the protein MVKKNAKNKAGSNTIAQNRQARHEYFIEDDIEVGLELQGWEVKSLRAGKANISESYVFFRNGEAFMSGATITPLNVASTHVVADPTRVRKLLLKRRELDNLIGKVNREGYTVIALSMYWKQSWAKLKIGLAKGKKLHDKRDASKDRDWQRDKARIMKHSTR; encoded by the coding sequence ATGGTAAAGAAAAACGCAAAGAATAAGGCGGGCAGCAACACGATTGCTCAGAACCGCCAGGCTCGCCACGAATACTTCATCGAAGACGATATTGAGGTAGGACTAGAGCTACAAGGCTGGGAAGTGAAATCACTCCGTGCAGGCAAAGCCAACATCAGCGAGAGCTACGTGTTCTTCCGCAATGGTGAAGCTTTCATGTCTGGCGCGACCATCACTCCGCTGAACGTTGCTTCTACACACGTAGTGGCAGACCCAACACGCGTGCGAAAACTGCTGCTCAAGCGTCGTGAACTCGACAACTTGATCGGCAAAGTGAACCGCGAAGGTTACACGGTTATCGCGCTTTCCATGTACTGGAAACAGTCGTGGGCTAAACTTAAGATTGGTCTGGCGAAAGGTAAAAAACTTCATGACAAACGTGATGCTTCCAAAGATCGCGATTGGCAGCGCGACAAAGCGCGAATCATGAAGCACTCAACCAGATAA